The nucleotide window AAAGGAGCGATAATATGAAAGTATCTTATCACGGCCATTCTGTTGTTAAAATTGAGGCAAATGGGAAGACCATTCTGATTGATCCATTCATTACAGGCAATGACTTGACTGATCTGAAGGTGGAGGACGTGAAGCCGGATGTCATCATCCTCACCCATGCGCACGGAGACCATCTGGGGGATACGGTTGAGCTTGCGAAGAATCATGATTCTCTGGTTATCGCCAACTTCGAAGTGTCTACATATTTAAGCTGGAAAGGCTTGAACACTCACGGCATGTCCATTGGCGGCGCTTATGAATTTGATTTTGGCAAAGTGAAAATGACACAGGCATTTCATGGTACGGGCATGATCACTGAAGATAACCAAATCCTTTATGGCGGCATGCCGGCGGGGATCTTATTCATGGCAGAAGGGAAGACCGTGTTCCATGCAGGTGACACCGGGCTTTTTTCAGACATGAAGCTGATTGGTGAAAGACATCCCATTGATCTGGCATTCCTGCCGATTGGCGACAATTTTACAATGGGACCGGAAGATGCTGCATTGGCAGCAGAATTCCTTAATGCCAGGGAGGTAGTTCCGATTCACTTCAACACATTCCCGCCAATTAAGCAAGACCCACATGCCTTTGTGAAAATGCTTAAGAAAAATAAAGGCACAGTTCTTGAAGCTGGAGAGACAATCGAACTGTAACCGAGACCGAGCTGCACAGAAATTGTGCAGCTTTTTTTATTTCACATGCTTTTTTTAGCTGTGGAAGCATAGATATAAACTAAGACAACCTGTAGGAGGGGGAAAATGAAGAAAAACCGCTACTTGCTATATTTGTTGTTATGCGGCGTGATGCTTTACATAGCTCTGCCGGAGCTAAACTTCCAGATTGGAGGCAAAGAAGCACTGTTCGCCGGTTCATGGCTGTTCCTGGCTTTGCTCGTCTTTGCAGGGAATTTGGGAGCCTTTTTATACACTCCAAAAAAGCGCGCCAGGAGAGACAGCAGAAAAATGGAAGCCAACCTGAAAAGAAAATCACGCGTTTATACTGGCTGAGTGGATCAGTCAGTTTTTCTTTTTGCCCTAAAAACTCCTCACACCCTAATTAAATTGAATCCAACCCTTTAAAACCTTATAATGATAATGGATAGAACTACTTTGTACGGAAAATTATGATAAAGGGTGAAAGTCTTGGCAACTAAGCATGAACAAATACTTCAATATATAGATGAATTGCCAATAGGAGAAAAAATATCGGTACGCCAAATCGCCAAGGCGCTGAACGTAAGCGAAGGAACTGCATATAGAGCCATTAAAGATGCTGAAAATAAAGGGTATGTGAGTACGATTGAACGTGTAGGCACAATCAGGATTGAGAGGAAAAAGAAAGAGAACATTGAAAAGCTTACTTTTGCCGAAGTCGTCAATATCGTTGACGGGCAAGTACTGGGCGGCCGCGCCGGACTTCATAAAACGCTGAATAAATTCGTCATCGGAGCGATGAAGCTTGAAGCAATGATGCGATATACAGGAGCCGGCAACCTGCTAATTGTCGGAAATCGTGACAAAGCGCATGAGCAAGCGCTAAGGGCAGGCGCAGCTGTTTTAGTGACCGGTGGCTTCGATGCCGAGGACCATGTGAAAAAGCTGGCTGATGAACTGCAGCTGCCGATCATTTCCAGCAGCTATGATACTTTTACAGTGGCGACAATGATCAACCGCGCAATTTACGATCAATTAATTAAAAAGGAAATCATCCTTGTCGAGGATATTCTGACGACAGTTTCTGAAACCATTTTTCTCAAAGCGGATGACCGGGTATCAGATTGGTATCGTCATAAGGATGAAACACTGCACAGCCGCTTTCCGGTAGTGGATCAGAATATGAAAGTAATCGGGATGATCACATCGAAGGACGTTATGGGTCACGAACAAGAGACTTTGATTGAAAAAATCATGACAAAAAATCCGATGACTGTAAGCGGGTCGACGAGTGTCGCGTCATCTGCCCATATGATGGTTTGGGAAGGCATTGAGGTACTGCCGGTAGTGGATGACGCCAACAGGCTTCAAGGCATTGTCAGCAGGCAGGATGTACTGAAGGCTCTGCAAATGATTCAGCGCCAGCCGCAGGTAGGAGAAACACTTGATGACACGGTTACAAACCAACTGGTCCTTGCAAAAGGAAAAACTAAGGATGAAGACATCTTCCGCTGCCAGGTGACTCCGCAGATGACGAACCACCTTGGGACGGTGTCATATGGCGTGTTTACAACCATTGTTACAGAGGCCGCGAACCGAGTGCTGAGGGGATATAAAAAAGGCGATCTTGTTGTCGAAAATATGACGATTTATTTTATGAAGCCGGTACAGATTGACAGTGTCATAGAAATTTATCCGAAGGTTCTCGAGGTGGGAAGGAAATTCGGTAAGGTCGATATCGAAGCCTTCAATGACGGAGTTCTCGTCGGCAAAGCGATGATGATGTGCCAGCTGATTGACAGGCACTAATGGATGTGGAATAGCTGAACAACCGGCATTAATAGATGTAAAAAGCAGATCCTTAACCGGATCGGCTTTATTGTGGTTAATTTTCCTGAGCTTCCTTTGCAGCGTGAGGAAGGTAGAATTTATATGCTTTAATCCCGCCCCAGATGCTCAATGCACCAATGGCAATGAAGATAGCTCCCACGATATATGTGACAGTAGTCTGGAAAAGGAACAGTTGATTGATGCCAAATAGTGCGACGAACAATCCCAAAGCGATGCTTGACTTGGCTGATAGCCATTTTCGCTCAGCAGGGCGTTTGCTGCGGACATACTTAACCTTGTAAAAAATATAAAAAACAAATGAAAGTACGATGAGTAGTACAAAAATAGGCATTGCATTTCCTCCACATTCAGAATCACTCTTATTTTACCGTTAAATCAAACAGAATGCTATACAGTTTGCGTTGCATTGGGCCAATGCATAGTTTGAAATACTCTAAAGTAAAGTGTGGGATGGTGTTTATTTGCTTATGGTCAAGGATTTTTCGCCGTCACCCATGGTGTATTCGCAAGTAAAATAGCTTTATTCGCAAACTATGAGCTTTATTCGCAAAAACCACCCTTTTATTTCCAAACTGAAAAAAACGCTCTTTTTTTTCTAGCCCAACACTTTCCGTCATCGTATTCCTGCTTTTCTTTTCCAAAAAATATGTTCATAATTAAGATATGAATAAGGTGAAGGAGCATTTTAATGAAAGAGCAAATACTTGAAGCTATTGAAAATTATGAAACGATCATCATCCATCGCCATGTGAGACCGGATCCTGATGCTTATGGGTCGCAGGGAGGTCTTGCTGAAATCCTGATGGCTTCGTATCCTGAAAAGAATATTTACACTGTTGGTGCAGAGGAGCCATCGCTTAATTACCTGAGGAGGCTTGATTCCATCTCAGATGCTGCTTTTAAAAGTGCGCTGGTTATTGTCTGTGATACAGCCAATGCCGAGCGGATATGCGATGAGCGTTATCTTTTAGGGGAGCAGCTTGTCAAGATCGACCATCATCCGAATGAAGATCCGTATGGAGACCTGCAGTGGGTAGATACATCTGCAAGCTCTACTAGTGAGATGATCTACGAGTTTTACCTTACTTTTAAGGAGAATGGCCTGAAGATGTCTGAGGAGGCCGCCAGATTGCTGTATGCCGGAATTGTTGGCGACACTGGCCGCTTCCTGTATCCAAGCACAACCAATAAAACTTTTGCCTACGCGGGAGAACTGATTCATTATAACTTTTCGCGTACAGAGCTTTACGACAAAATGTATGAATTAGCACCGAATGTAGTAAAGTTGAATGGATACATCCTCCAGAACTTCGAACTGCTGGAAAATGGTGCAGCTAAGGTTGTGATGAAACGCGAATTGCTTGATCAGTATTCAGTCAAGCCATCTGAAGCATCATTGCTTGTGAGTGAGCTGGGAAATGTCCGGGGGATTAAAGCTTGGGTATTCTTCATTGAGGAAGAAGACCAAATCAGGGTTCGCCTCCGCTCCAAAGGACCTGTGATCAATACGATCGCCAGGAAGTATAATGGCGGCGACCATCCACTTGCCGCCGGTGCATCCATTTATTCATGGGATGATGTCGACAATGTTCTTGCTGATCTTATTCAAGCCTGCAAGGAATAACAACTCCATCAGAAAATAGCAAGGTGCGCTTCAATGAAAAAGCGCACCTTGCGATTACCGTTTATCTATTATTAAAATAAACATTTAATGCATCGGCGATTTCCGCTTTAGAACCATCTGTCATGATCTTGTAGTGGTCACCATCAAGGGATGCTGTAAAATCACTGATTCCTTGCTGTTTTAAGAAGCCATCGATGTCAGAAAGATTCTCACCTTGGTTTTTAAGACTTTTTTGTCCGACCAAATCATCATTTACATATACATCATACTGATCCTCATTTAATTTCATCTGGTTCTCCTGGTCGCGGTTATTCATTGCATACGCAGGGAATAAACCTCCGCCAACACCACTGCCGCTATTTCCTGCTCCGTTGTTAAAAGTCATCTGAATCCCTCCAGTCTATACTTTTATTTTTTCCGGTTAATTAAGGAGTCACACAAACTGATAACAACTGGAGAAAATTACCTTTGTTTGGGGGCTGTT belongs to Mesobacillus subterraneus and includes:
- a CDS encoding metal-dependent hydrolase; amino-acid sequence: MKVSYHGHSVVKIEANGKTILIDPFITGNDLTDLKVEDVKPDVIILTHAHGDHLGDTVELAKNHDSLVIANFEVSTYLSWKGLNTHGMSIGGAYEFDFGKVKMTQAFHGTGMITEDNQILYGGMPAGILFMAEGKTVFHAGDTGLFSDMKLIGERHPIDLAFLPIGDNFTMGPEDAALAAEFLNAREVVPIHFNTFPPIKQDPHAFVKMLKKNKGTVLEAGETIEL
- a CDS encoding CBS domain-containing protein, which translates into the protein MATKHEQILQYIDELPIGEKISVRQIAKALNVSEGTAYRAIKDAENKGYVSTIERVGTIRIERKKKENIEKLTFAEVVNIVDGQVLGGRAGLHKTLNKFVIGAMKLEAMMRYTGAGNLLIVGNRDKAHEQALRAGAAVLVTGGFDAEDHVKKLADELQLPIISSSYDTFTVATMINRAIYDQLIKKEIILVEDILTTVSETIFLKADDRVSDWYRHKDETLHSRFPVVDQNMKVIGMITSKDVMGHEQETLIEKIMTKNPMTVSGSTSVASSAHMMVWEGIEVLPVVDDANRLQGIVSRQDVLKALQMIQRQPQVGETLDDTVTNQLVLAKGKTKDEDIFRCQVTPQMTNHLGTVSYGVFTTIVTEAANRVLRGYKKGDLVVENMTIYFMKPVQIDSVIEIYPKVLEVGRKFGKVDIEAFNDGVLVGKAMMMCQLIDRH
- a CDS encoding YtpI family protein, with translation MPIFVLLIVLSFVFYIFYKVKYVRSKRPAERKWLSAKSSIALGLFVALFGINQLFLFQTTVTYIVGAIFIAIGALSIWGGIKAYKFYLPHAAKEAQEN
- a CDS encoding DHH family phosphoesterase gives rise to the protein MKEQILEAIENYETIIIHRHVRPDPDAYGSQGGLAEILMASYPEKNIYTVGAEEPSLNYLRRLDSISDAAFKSALVIVCDTANAERICDERYLLGEQLVKIDHHPNEDPYGDLQWVDTSASSTSEMIYEFYLTFKENGLKMSEEAARLLYAGIVGDTGRFLYPSTTNKTFAYAGELIHYNFSRTELYDKMYELAPNVVKLNGYILQNFELLENGAAKVVMKRELLDQYSVKPSEASLLVSELGNVRGIKAWVFFIEEEDQIRVRLRSKGPVINTIARKYNGGDHPLAAGASIYSWDDVDNVLADLIQACKE